The following proteins are co-located in the Xiphophorus maculatus strain JP 163 A chromosome 8, X_maculatus-5.0-male, whole genome shotgun sequence genome:
- the LOC102216913 gene encoding NMDA receptor synaptonuclear signaling and neuronal migration factor-like isoform X4 — protein MGTAVSKRKNLRNDAISSVAAKVRAARAFGEYLSHTHPENRNGSAHLLCETLVGPDPESPRDTTGLNINNTHLPPCSSAKGCTNKPDSILAKEKLGLIQPALPSITVSTKPTCRSLEHSFAAEEDQKSSFECTRVYTISSQHGMLMSSGRGSKESLELDILKDKSGSGGVGSRGGPIQPSTSPSSASSSPTQYIRSSSSRGISSCSRNHHHHHTPVSGINASSSSGGISGASCSSSHQQQQAGAGSHSHHHAHHHHHLSQPPLQTSVSAHNIRSLGEGAKGEAECSGLACDSCSGTPSRSQGSLDLESTSREAGKQHRRLERMWSVDRVTGLEREDTNWFPKENMFTFQTATTTIQAISNFRKHLRMVGSRRIKAQSGDLQASTNALEDGALDDALDWEEEKEMERLACEGDDFVPPKIMLISSKVPKAEYIPTIIRRDDPSIIPILYDHEHATFDDILEEIDKKLTAYRRGSKFWRMLIFCQGGPGHLYLLKNKVATFAKVEKEEDMSQFWRRLSRFMSKVNPEPNVIHIMGCYVLGNPNGEKLFQKLKNLMRPYSVEFESPLELCAQGKEMIEMYFDFRLYRLWKTRQHSKLLDYEDLL, from the exons ATGGGAACTGCCGTGTCCAAAAGGAAGAATCTGAGAAACGATGCGATATCTTCCGTGGCAGCAAAAGTTAG AGCAGCGCGAGCATTTGGAGAGTACCTGTCCCACACGCACCCTGAAAACCGAAACGGATCAG CTCATCTTCTGTGTGAAACCTTGGTGGGTCCTGATCCAGAGTCGCCAAGAGACACGACTGGACTCAACATCAACAACACTCACCTTCCTCCCTGCTCCTCTGCTAAAGGCTGTACGAACAAACCAGATTCTATCCTGGCAAAGGAAAAGCTGGGCCTAATCCAGCCTGCTCTCCCATCCATCACAGTTTCTACCAAGCCGACTTGTCGCTCGCTTGAACATAGCTTCGCAGCAGAGGAGGACCAGAAATCGTCATTTGAGTGCACCCGTGTGTACACCATCTCTTCCCAGCACGGCATGCTGATGAGCAGTGGCCGGGGCAGCAAAGAGAGCCTAGAACTGGACATCCTGAAGGACAAGTCGGGGAGCGGTGGGGTGGGGTCTAGAGGTGGCCCAATCCAGCCCTCCACCTCCCCATCCTCTGCCTCGTCATCTCCAACCCAGTACATCCGCTCGAGCAGCAGCCGAGGCATCAGCAGTTGTAGCCGcaatcaccaccaccaccacaccCCTGTCTCTGGAATAAACGCCTCCTCTAGCAGTGGTGGAATCAGCGGGGCAAGCTGTAGCAGTAGTCACCAACAGCAGCAAGCGGGTGCAGGATCCCACTCCCACCACCACGcccatcatcaccatcacctATCCCAGCCACCGCTACAGACCTCCGTCAGCGCGCACAATATCCGTAGCCTTGGTGAAGGCGCGAAAGGAGAAGCAGAGTGCAGCGGGCTTGCTTGCGACTCGTGCAGCGGCACCCCTTCGCGTAGCCAGGGGTCACTGGACTTGGAAAGTACATCCAGAGAGGCAGGCAAGCAGCACCGACGCCTAGAGCGGATGTGGAGTGTGGACCGAGTGACTGGGCTGGAGAGAG AGGACACCAACTGGTTCCCCAAGGAAAACATGTTCACCTTCCAAACAGCCACAACAACAATACAAGC GATATC GAACTTCCGGAAGCATCTTCGGATGGTGGGAAGCAGAAGGATTAAAGCGCAGA GTGGAGACCTGCAGGCCTCCACTAACGCCCTGGAGGATGGAGCCCTTGATGATGCTCTAGActgggaggaggagaaagagatgGAGAGGCTGGCCTGTGAAGGAGATGACTTTGTTCCTCCCAAAATTATG CTGATCTCTTCCAAAGTTCCAAAAGCAGAATACATTCCCACCATAATCCGCAGGGATGATCCATCTATCATCCCCATCCTCTAT GATCATGAACATGCAACTTTTGATGACATTTTAG AGGAAATAGACAAGAAGCTCACAGCGTACAGGAGAGGAAGTAAATTCTGGAGGATGCTTATCTTCTGTCAG GGAGGCCCTGGTCATCTGTACCTACTGAAGAACAAGGTGGCAACCTTTGCTAAagtggaaaaagaagaagatatgAGCCA attttggaGAAGATTGAGTCGCTTTATGAGTAAAGTCAACCCGGAGCCAAATGTGATCCACATAATGGGATGCTATGTTCTGGGAAACCCCAACGGAGAAAAG CTGTTCCAGAAACTGAAGAATCTGATGAGGCCGTACTCTGTTGAGTTTGAATCACCGCTGGAGCTGTGTGCACAAG
- the LOC102216913 gene encoding NMDA receptor synaptonuclear signaling and neuronal migration factor-like isoform X1 codes for MGTAVSKRKNLRNDAISSVAAKVRAARAFGEYLSHTHPENRNGSAHLLCETLVGPDPESPRDTTGLNINNTHLPPCSSAKGCTNKPDSILAKEKLGLIQPALPSITVSTKPTCRSLEHSFAAEEDQKSSFECTRVYTISSQHGMLMSSGRGSKESLELDILKDKSGSGGVGSRGGPIQPSTSPSSASSSPTQYIRSSSSRGISSCSRNHHHHHTPVSGINASSSSGGISGASCSSSHQQQQAGAGSHSHHHAHHHHHLSQPPLQTSVSAHNIRSLGEGAKGEAECSGLACDSCSGTPSRSQGSLDLESTSREAGKQHRRLERMWSVDRVTGLEREDTNWFPKENMFTFQTATTTIQAISNFRKHLRMVGSRRIKAQTFAERRSKSFSRSWSDPTPVKTDSPHEAKDSGDLQASTNALEDGALDDALDWEEEKEMERLACEGDDFVPPKIMLISSKVPKAEYIPTIIRRDDPSIIPILYDHEHATFDDILEEIDKKLTAYRRGSKFWRMLIFCQGGPGHLYLLKNKVATFAKVEKEEDMSQFWRRLSRFMSKVNPEPNVIHIMGCYVLGNPNGEKLFQKLKNLMRPYSVEFESPLELCAQGKEMIEMYFDFRLYRLWKTRQHSKLLDYEDLL; via the exons ATGGGAACTGCCGTGTCCAAAAGGAAGAATCTGAGAAACGATGCGATATCTTCCGTGGCAGCAAAAGTTAG AGCAGCGCGAGCATTTGGAGAGTACCTGTCCCACACGCACCCTGAAAACCGAAACGGATCAG CTCATCTTCTGTGTGAAACCTTGGTGGGTCCTGATCCAGAGTCGCCAAGAGACACGACTGGACTCAACATCAACAACACTCACCTTCCTCCCTGCTCCTCTGCTAAAGGCTGTACGAACAAACCAGATTCTATCCTGGCAAAGGAAAAGCTGGGCCTAATCCAGCCTGCTCTCCCATCCATCACAGTTTCTACCAAGCCGACTTGTCGCTCGCTTGAACATAGCTTCGCAGCAGAGGAGGACCAGAAATCGTCATTTGAGTGCACCCGTGTGTACACCATCTCTTCCCAGCACGGCATGCTGATGAGCAGTGGCCGGGGCAGCAAAGAGAGCCTAGAACTGGACATCCTGAAGGACAAGTCGGGGAGCGGTGGGGTGGGGTCTAGAGGTGGCCCAATCCAGCCCTCCACCTCCCCATCCTCTGCCTCGTCATCTCCAACCCAGTACATCCGCTCGAGCAGCAGCCGAGGCATCAGCAGTTGTAGCCGcaatcaccaccaccaccacaccCCTGTCTCTGGAATAAACGCCTCCTCTAGCAGTGGTGGAATCAGCGGGGCAAGCTGTAGCAGTAGTCACCAACAGCAGCAAGCGGGTGCAGGATCCCACTCCCACCACCACGcccatcatcaccatcacctATCCCAGCCACCGCTACAGACCTCCGTCAGCGCGCACAATATCCGTAGCCTTGGTGAAGGCGCGAAAGGAGAAGCAGAGTGCAGCGGGCTTGCTTGCGACTCGTGCAGCGGCACCCCTTCGCGTAGCCAGGGGTCACTGGACTTGGAAAGTACATCCAGAGAGGCAGGCAAGCAGCACCGACGCCTAGAGCGGATGTGGAGTGTGGACCGAGTGACTGGGCTGGAGAGAG AGGACACCAACTGGTTCCCCAAGGAAAACATGTTCACCTTCCAAACAGCCACAACAACAATACAAGC GATATC GAACTTCCGGAAGCATCTTCGGATGGTGGGAAGCAGAAGGATTAAAGCGCAGA CATTCGCTGAGCGTAGATCGAAGAGTTTCAGCCGTTCCTGGAGTGACCCCACCCCAGTCAAGACTGACTCCCCTCATGAGGCTAAAGACA GTGGAGACCTGCAGGCCTCCACTAACGCCCTGGAGGATGGAGCCCTTGATGATGCTCTAGActgggaggaggagaaagagatgGAGAGGCTGGCCTGTGAAGGAGATGACTTTGTTCCTCCCAAAATTATG CTGATCTCTTCCAAAGTTCCAAAAGCAGAATACATTCCCACCATAATCCGCAGGGATGATCCATCTATCATCCCCATCCTCTAT GATCATGAACATGCAACTTTTGATGACATTTTAG AGGAAATAGACAAGAAGCTCACAGCGTACAGGAGAGGAAGTAAATTCTGGAGGATGCTTATCTTCTGTCAG GGAGGCCCTGGTCATCTGTACCTACTGAAGAACAAGGTGGCAACCTTTGCTAAagtggaaaaagaagaagatatgAGCCA attttggaGAAGATTGAGTCGCTTTATGAGTAAAGTCAACCCGGAGCCAAATGTGATCCACATAATGGGATGCTATGTTCTGGGAAACCCCAACGGAGAAAAG CTGTTCCAGAAACTGAAGAATCTGATGAGGCCGTACTCTGTTGAGTTTGAATCACCGCTGGAGCTGTGTGCACAAG
- the LOC102216913 gene encoding NMDA receptor synaptonuclear signaling and neuronal migration factor-like isoform X2 has translation MGTAVSKRKNLRNDAISSVAAKVRAARAFGEYLSHTHPENRNGSAHLLCETLVGPDPESPRDTTGLNINNTHLPPCSSAKGCTNKPDSILAKEKLGLIQPALPSITVSTKPTCRSLEHSFAAEEDQKSSFECTRVYTISSQHGMLMSSGRGSKESLELDILKDKSGSGGVGSRGGPIQPSTSPSSASSSPTQYIRSSSSRGISSCSRNHHHHHTPVSGINASSSSGGISGASCSSSHQQQQAGAGSHSHHHAHHHHHLSQPPLQTSVSAHNIRSLGEGAKGEAECSGLACDSCSGTPSRSQGSLDLESTSREAEDTNWFPKENMFTFQTATTTIQAISNFRKHLRMVGSRRIKAQTFAERRSKSFSRSWSDPTPVKTDSPHEAKDSGDLQASTNALEDGALDDALDWEEEKEMERLACEGDDFVPPKIMLISSKVPKAEYIPTIIRRDDPSIIPILYDHEHATFDDILEEIDKKLTAYRRGSKFWRMLIFCQGGPGHLYLLKNKVATFAKVEKEEDMSQFWRRLSRFMSKVNPEPNVIHIMGCYVLGNPNGEKLFQKLKNLMRPYSVEFESPLELCAQGKEMIEMYFDFRLYRLWKTRQHSKLLDYEDLL, from the exons ATGGGAACTGCCGTGTCCAAAAGGAAGAATCTGAGAAACGATGCGATATCTTCCGTGGCAGCAAAAGTTAG AGCAGCGCGAGCATTTGGAGAGTACCTGTCCCACACGCACCCTGAAAACCGAAACGGATCAG CTCATCTTCTGTGTGAAACCTTGGTGGGTCCTGATCCAGAGTCGCCAAGAGACACGACTGGACTCAACATCAACAACACTCACCTTCCTCCCTGCTCCTCTGCTAAAGGCTGTACGAACAAACCAGATTCTATCCTGGCAAAGGAAAAGCTGGGCCTAATCCAGCCTGCTCTCCCATCCATCACAGTTTCTACCAAGCCGACTTGTCGCTCGCTTGAACATAGCTTCGCAGCAGAGGAGGACCAGAAATCGTCATTTGAGTGCACCCGTGTGTACACCATCTCTTCCCAGCACGGCATGCTGATGAGCAGTGGCCGGGGCAGCAAAGAGAGCCTAGAACTGGACATCCTGAAGGACAAGTCGGGGAGCGGTGGGGTGGGGTCTAGAGGTGGCCCAATCCAGCCCTCCACCTCCCCATCCTCTGCCTCGTCATCTCCAACCCAGTACATCCGCTCGAGCAGCAGCCGAGGCATCAGCAGTTGTAGCCGcaatcaccaccaccaccacaccCCTGTCTCTGGAATAAACGCCTCCTCTAGCAGTGGTGGAATCAGCGGGGCAAGCTGTAGCAGTAGTCACCAACAGCAGCAAGCGGGTGCAGGATCCCACTCCCACCACCACGcccatcatcaccatcacctATCCCAGCCACCGCTACAGACCTCCGTCAGCGCGCACAATATCCGTAGCCTTGGTGAAGGCGCGAAAGGAGAAGCAGAGTGCAGCGGGCTTGCTTGCGACTCGTGCAGCGGCACCCCTTCGCGTAGCCAGGGGTCACTGGACTTGGAAAGTACATCCAGAGAGGCAG AGGACACCAACTGGTTCCCCAAGGAAAACATGTTCACCTTCCAAACAGCCACAACAACAATACAAGC GATATC GAACTTCCGGAAGCATCTTCGGATGGTGGGAAGCAGAAGGATTAAAGCGCAGA CATTCGCTGAGCGTAGATCGAAGAGTTTCAGCCGTTCCTGGAGTGACCCCACCCCAGTCAAGACTGACTCCCCTCATGAGGCTAAAGACA GTGGAGACCTGCAGGCCTCCACTAACGCCCTGGAGGATGGAGCCCTTGATGATGCTCTAGActgggaggaggagaaagagatgGAGAGGCTGGCCTGTGAAGGAGATGACTTTGTTCCTCCCAAAATTATG CTGATCTCTTCCAAAGTTCCAAAAGCAGAATACATTCCCACCATAATCCGCAGGGATGATCCATCTATCATCCCCATCCTCTAT GATCATGAACATGCAACTTTTGATGACATTTTAG AGGAAATAGACAAGAAGCTCACAGCGTACAGGAGAGGAAGTAAATTCTGGAGGATGCTTATCTTCTGTCAG GGAGGCCCTGGTCATCTGTACCTACTGAAGAACAAGGTGGCAACCTTTGCTAAagtggaaaaagaagaagatatgAGCCA attttggaGAAGATTGAGTCGCTTTATGAGTAAAGTCAACCCGGAGCCAAATGTGATCCACATAATGGGATGCTATGTTCTGGGAAACCCCAACGGAGAAAAG CTGTTCCAGAAACTGAAGAATCTGATGAGGCCGTACTCTGTTGAGTTTGAATCACCGCTGGAGCTGTGTGCACAAG
- the LOC102216913 gene encoding NMDA receptor synaptonuclear signaling and neuronal migration factor-like isoform X5, whose product MRYLPWQQKLAHLLCETLVGPDPESPRDTTGLNINNTHLPPCSSAKGCTNKPDSILAKEKLGLIQPALPSITVSTKPTCRSLEHSFAAEEDQKSSFECTRVYTISSQHGMLMSSGRGSKESLELDILKDKSGSGGVGSRGGPIQPSTSPSSASSSPTQYIRSSSSRGISSCSRNHHHHHTPVSGINASSSSGGISGASCSSSHQQQQAGAGSHSHHHAHHHHHLSQPPLQTSVSAHNIRSLGEGAKGEAECSGLACDSCSGTPSRSQGSLDLESTSREAGKQHRRLERMWSVDRVTGLEREDTNWFPKENMFTFQTATTTIQAISNFRKHLRMVGSRRIKAQTFAERRSKSFSRSWSDPTPVKTDSPHEAKDSGDLQASTNALEDGALDDALDWEEEKEMERLACEGDDFVPPKIMLISSKVPKAEYIPTIIRRDDPSIIPILYDHEHATFDDILEEIDKKLTAYRRGSKFWRMLIFCQGGPGHLYLLKNKVATFAKVEKEEDMSQFWRRLSRFMSKVNPEPNVIHIMGCYVLGNPNGEKLFQKLKNLMRPYSVEFESPLELCAQGKEMIEMYFDFRLYRLWKTRQHSKLLDYEDLL is encoded by the exons ATGCGATATCTTCCGTGGCAGCAAAAGTTAG CTCATCTTCTGTGTGAAACCTTGGTGGGTCCTGATCCAGAGTCGCCAAGAGACACGACTGGACTCAACATCAACAACACTCACCTTCCTCCCTGCTCCTCTGCTAAAGGCTGTACGAACAAACCAGATTCTATCCTGGCAAAGGAAAAGCTGGGCCTAATCCAGCCTGCTCTCCCATCCATCACAGTTTCTACCAAGCCGACTTGTCGCTCGCTTGAACATAGCTTCGCAGCAGAGGAGGACCAGAAATCGTCATTTGAGTGCACCCGTGTGTACACCATCTCTTCCCAGCACGGCATGCTGATGAGCAGTGGCCGGGGCAGCAAAGAGAGCCTAGAACTGGACATCCTGAAGGACAAGTCGGGGAGCGGTGGGGTGGGGTCTAGAGGTGGCCCAATCCAGCCCTCCACCTCCCCATCCTCTGCCTCGTCATCTCCAACCCAGTACATCCGCTCGAGCAGCAGCCGAGGCATCAGCAGTTGTAGCCGcaatcaccaccaccaccacaccCCTGTCTCTGGAATAAACGCCTCCTCTAGCAGTGGTGGAATCAGCGGGGCAAGCTGTAGCAGTAGTCACCAACAGCAGCAAGCGGGTGCAGGATCCCACTCCCACCACCACGcccatcatcaccatcacctATCCCAGCCACCGCTACAGACCTCCGTCAGCGCGCACAATATCCGTAGCCTTGGTGAAGGCGCGAAAGGAGAAGCAGAGTGCAGCGGGCTTGCTTGCGACTCGTGCAGCGGCACCCCTTCGCGTAGCCAGGGGTCACTGGACTTGGAAAGTACATCCAGAGAGGCAGGCAAGCAGCACCGACGCCTAGAGCGGATGTGGAGTGTGGACCGAGTGACTGGGCTGGAGAGAG AGGACACCAACTGGTTCCCCAAGGAAAACATGTTCACCTTCCAAACAGCCACAACAACAATACAAGC GATATC GAACTTCCGGAAGCATCTTCGGATGGTGGGAAGCAGAAGGATTAAAGCGCAGA CATTCGCTGAGCGTAGATCGAAGAGTTTCAGCCGTTCCTGGAGTGACCCCACCCCAGTCAAGACTGACTCCCCTCATGAGGCTAAAGACA GTGGAGACCTGCAGGCCTCCACTAACGCCCTGGAGGATGGAGCCCTTGATGATGCTCTAGActgggaggaggagaaagagatgGAGAGGCTGGCCTGTGAAGGAGATGACTTTGTTCCTCCCAAAATTATG CTGATCTCTTCCAAAGTTCCAAAAGCAGAATACATTCCCACCATAATCCGCAGGGATGATCCATCTATCATCCCCATCCTCTAT GATCATGAACATGCAACTTTTGATGACATTTTAG AGGAAATAGACAAGAAGCTCACAGCGTACAGGAGAGGAAGTAAATTCTGGAGGATGCTTATCTTCTGTCAG GGAGGCCCTGGTCATCTGTACCTACTGAAGAACAAGGTGGCAACCTTTGCTAAagtggaaaaagaagaagatatgAGCCA attttggaGAAGATTGAGTCGCTTTATGAGTAAAGTCAACCCGGAGCCAAATGTGATCCACATAATGGGATGCTATGTTCTGGGAAACCCCAACGGAGAAAAG CTGTTCCAGAAACTGAAGAATCTGATGAGGCCGTACTCTGTTGAGTTTGAATCACCGCTGGAGCTGTGTGCACAAG
- the LOC102216913 gene encoding NMDA receptor synaptonuclear signaling and neuronal migration factor-like isoform X3, which yields MRAARAFGEYLSHTHPENRNGSAHLLCETLVGPDPESPRDTTGLNINNTHLPPCSSAKGCTNKPDSILAKEKLGLIQPALPSITVSTKPTCRSLEHSFAAEEDQKSSFECTRVYTISSQHGMLMSSGRGSKESLELDILKDKSGSGGVGSRGGPIQPSTSPSSASSSPTQYIRSSSSRGISSCSRNHHHHHTPVSGINASSSSGGISGASCSSSHQQQQAGAGSHSHHHAHHHHHLSQPPLQTSVSAHNIRSLGEGAKGEAECSGLACDSCSGTPSRSQGSLDLESTSREAGKQHRRLERMWSVDRVTGLEREDTNWFPKENMFTFQTATTTIQAISNFRKHLRMVGSRRIKAQTFAERRSKSFSRSWSDPTPVKTDSPHEAKDSGDLQASTNALEDGALDDALDWEEEKEMERLACEGDDFVPPKIMLISSKVPKAEYIPTIIRRDDPSIIPILYDHEHATFDDILEEIDKKLTAYRRGSKFWRMLIFCQGGPGHLYLLKNKVATFAKVEKEEDMSQFWRRLSRFMSKVNPEPNVIHIMGCYVLGNPNGEKLFQKLKNLMRPYSVEFESPLELCAQGKEMIEMYFDFRLYRLWKTRQHSKLLDYEDLL from the exons ATGAG AGCAGCGCGAGCATTTGGAGAGTACCTGTCCCACACGCACCCTGAAAACCGAAACGGATCAG CTCATCTTCTGTGTGAAACCTTGGTGGGTCCTGATCCAGAGTCGCCAAGAGACACGACTGGACTCAACATCAACAACACTCACCTTCCTCCCTGCTCCTCTGCTAAAGGCTGTACGAACAAACCAGATTCTATCCTGGCAAAGGAAAAGCTGGGCCTAATCCAGCCTGCTCTCCCATCCATCACAGTTTCTACCAAGCCGACTTGTCGCTCGCTTGAACATAGCTTCGCAGCAGAGGAGGACCAGAAATCGTCATTTGAGTGCACCCGTGTGTACACCATCTCTTCCCAGCACGGCATGCTGATGAGCAGTGGCCGGGGCAGCAAAGAGAGCCTAGAACTGGACATCCTGAAGGACAAGTCGGGGAGCGGTGGGGTGGGGTCTAGAGGTGGCCCAATCCAGCCCTCCACCTCCCCATCCTCTGCCTCGTCATCTCCAACCCAGTACATCCGCTCGAGCAGCAGCCGAGGCATCAGCAGTTGTAGCCGcaatcaccaccaccaccacaccCCTGTCTCTGGAATAAACGCCTCCTCTAGCAGTGGTGGAATCAGCGGGGCAAGCTGTAGCAGTAGTCACCAACAGCAGCAAGCGGGTGCAGGATCCCACTCCCACCACCACGcccatcatcaccatcacctATCCCAGCCACCGCTACAGACCTCCGTCAGCGCGCACAATATCCGTAGCCTTGGTGAAGGCGCGAAAGGAGAAGCAGAGTGCAGCGGGCTTGCTTGCGACTCGTGCAGCGGCACCCCTTCGCGTAGCCAGGGGTCACTGGACTTGGAAAGTACATCCAGAGAGGCAGGCAAGCAGCACCGACGCCTAGAGCGGATGTGGAGTGTGGACCGAGTGACTGGGCTGGAGAGAG AGGACACCAACTGGTTCCCCAAGGAAAACATGTTCACCTTCCAAACAGCCACAACAACAATACAAGC GATATC GAACTTCCGGAAGCATCTTCGGATGGTGGGAAGCAGAAGGATTAAAGCGCAGA CATTCGCTGAGCGTAGATCGAAGAGTTTCAGCCGTTCCTGGAGTGACCCCACCCCAGTCAAGACTGACTCCCCTCATGAGGCTAAAGACA GTGGAGACCTGCAGGCCTCCACTAACGCCCTGGAGGATGGAGCCCTTGATGATGCTCTAGActgggaggaggagaaagagatgGAGAGGCTGGCCTGTGAAGGAGATGACTTTGTTCCTCCCAAAATTATG CTGATCTCTTCCAAAGTTCCAAAAGCAGAATACATTCCCACCATAATCCGCAGGGATGATCCATCTATCATCCCCATCCTCTAT GATCATGAACATGCAACTTTTGATGACATTTTAG AGGAAATAGACAAGAAGCTCACAGCGTACAGGAGAGGAAGTAAATTCTGGAGGATGCTTATCTTCTGTCAG GGAGGCCCTGGTCATCTGTACCTACTGAAGAACAAGGTGGCAACCTTTGCTAAagtggaaaaagaagaagatatgAGCCA attttggaGAAGATTGAGTCGCTTTATGAGTAAAGTCAACCCGGAGCCAAATGTGATCCACATAATGGGATGCTATGTTCTGGGAAACCCCAACGGAGAAAAG CTGTTCCAGAAACTGAAGAATCTGATGAGGCCGTACTCTGTTGAGTTTGAATCACCGCTGGAGCTGTGTGCACAAG